GAAGAGCTGGTGGCGGGCGAGGGTGTAGACGAGCGCGCCGACCGTGGCGAGGCGCCAGAGGCCGGCGGTATCGAACGCCACCGCCGATGGGACAAGCAGGCTCTCGATCGCGGCGACGGCACCCGGGACGACGAACGCGGCGACGAGCCCTATATCGCGCTCCTCGGGCGGTGGCGGCCTTAGGAGAAGGTGGACCAATAATCCGGACACCACGAGGAGGCCAAGGGCGAAGAAAACGGTGATGGGGAGCGGCGAAGGCGCCCCCGCGACGAGGATCGTTTCGGGCGGATCGATCGAGACGAGTAGGTTACGCGTCGTCACGTAGCTCGTGAAGAGGGCGAGCGCCAGGACCAATCCCCGGTAGCGCTTTCGCGGCGAGCCCGCTCCGGACATCCTGTATCGCCGGTACATCGCGACGAGTGCGACGAAGAAGACGGCGTAGAACGGAGCGATGAAGAGCGGGAACGCGAGAGGACCAAGTGTGGTCGCCGGCGGGCCTTGGCGCTCTCCGACGGCCGCGACCACGAGCGGCGGATCGAAGAGTAGGGCGACCGTTCCCGCGAGCGCGACGATCCCGGCGGTCACGGGGACGACCAAAGCCACCAACCCCTTTTCCCGGCGTAGCGCGAAGTGGGTGAGGAAAAGGAAGGCGGCCGGCATCACCGCGAAAGACAGGAGATAGCTCGTGGAGTGGACCTGGGCGCTTTCGAGGACCCGGCCCAGGTTGGCGCTTGAGACCTGGACCCCCCAAAGGACCGCGAAGCTGCCGAAGAAGAACTGGTCGCGCCTTGCCGGGCGGATGGTGAGCAGTATCGCGCCAAGGACAACAAGCGGGACGCCGGAAGCGAATGCGAGAACCGCGTCGGCCGACGTCATGAGCGACCCTCAGGTGCGATGGAAAGATGAACCTAATTGACCTGATACGTCCCGAGGTCGTAGCCGGTCATTGCGTTGACGAGACCCACGCAGGTGTAGTGGCACGTCTTCGTCCCGGGCGTCGGCGGCTCCGTCAAGACGGCCCGTATCTGGATTGTCTGTGTCCCGGGCTCTTTCGCCTCGAATACGACTTTCAGGTTTCCGGCGGCCGTCGGGTGGCCGCTTCCGAGCGGCATCTCGCAACCGGGTCCCCACGCATCGAGATAGACCTCGAGAAGGCCCTCGTCTTGCAGTTTCGCCATCACGGGCGAGGGTTGGAGGGTAACGATGAACACTGGTGCGTCCTCCAGGATGGGGTCCCACGGCGCGACGAGGAGGGCATAATCGTCCTCCGGGTCGTCCTTGGGGGTGAGAAGACCGCTCGTCATCTCGTCGATCTCAAGCTGCGGGTCGGGATTCGCGCAGACGTCGCTCGCATCCCCGTGCTCCCCGCCGTCGAATTGAATGGCGCAACCGTCCGGGATAACGGCCGGACCGCCGCATTGCGATTGAAGGGTGTCTTCGGTGTAGCTGCGGCCCGGCGAGCCCTGGACCATGAGCGCGTGTTCGTCGGCTTGTGCGGCGGTTCCGATTCCGGATTCTCCCGGAAACGCGTAGATCGCGGGAACGGCCACGACCGCGATGGCGACGAATACCGTGCTCAGCCTCATGCGGTCTCCCGCTCGCCTATCGACCTCAGGGTTACTTGAGGCTTTTCGTGACATCCTATGTCGATAGCCATCGCCATGTGGCGGGACACTTGGGTGCGCCATAAGCTGGTGCCTGTGGCCGGGCTGCCGGCGCAGGGAAAAGGCTGCGCACCTCTTTCGGCCGACCCGGGGAACCGTTATTCGGGCCCATCCGTATCACGGCGCGTGGATGATGCATCGCTCGGCGCGGCGGCACGGTCTCTTTCTACCCTTGCAGCGCGGCACACGGGGCTGCCGCTCGAGGTCAAGAGTGTCCTGCCAAGTGTTCCCGCCGAGGTCGCGGCAATCGACGGGAGTTCGGCGGAGGTCCTCAAAGGCGGGGGCGTGACCGTAGGGCTGGTGCGCGTCGGCGTGGTCGAGGTCAGCAGGGGGAAGGTCTTTCGGCGGCCGGGGGAAGCGCAACTGGAAGTGTTCGATCCCACGGTGGAGAACCGGGCGATCCGCCGCTTGTCTGACTCTCTGGGCGTTTCACTCGAGACACGGCCCGCCGCGTGGTCGCTTGAGGTGTTCCGGGAGCTGTCAGAGTACGCCGCAGCGCGCGAACTCGTGGAATCGCTTTCGCCGGGCGGGCTCCTGTTGATCGACGGGTCGTTCCAAGATCCCGTGGTGGGAGCGAAGGGCTTGGAGGCGCTTCTCGGGCGCGCGAGTGCCCGGGGCGTTTTCGTCGCGGCCGTTTCCAAGTCGACGAGGTTGCGCCATGGCGGTGTCTCCGCGCTCTCGGCGGCGTGGATGGCGGGAGAGCACACATCTTCCGAGTCTCCTTGGGAAGCTCGCGTCCCGCAACCACAGGCATCGACATTTGTCACGTTTGTCGCAAAACTCCATGGGAAATCGCGCGTCGCGTTCCGGATTGACACCGCGATCGATGACGCCGCCACTGTCATCGGCAAGATCGCTGGTCTCGCCGGGGACCCCGCCTACCTCGGCTACCCGTACCCCTTGGCCCTCGCCCACAACGTGGCCCTGATCCCAGACGAGTTCGTCCAAGACGTGAAGCACCGGCTGCGCTCGCGTGCGGCCGCCGAGGGCCTCGACGAGTCCCAATGGGCGCTCCTCTTCGACGATTACCATGAAGTGTTGGAACTCGGGGCTTGAGCCGGATTCTGGGTAAGGGCTGATGCGCGGGCCCACTGATACTTTCGGTGGACTCGTTTCGGAACGCTTTTTAACAGCACCCACTTTAGTCAAGATTAAGAACAGGGATGCAGCGGACCGCTTCTTTCGTTTTGACGCCACGGAGTGCCTGAGCGTGGACCAACTCGGGCGCATCGTCGGCAACTCCGTGAACGAGATCACGTTCAGGGCGCCACCTGACAAGCGCGTGAACGTTGGGGACATTCTCGTGGCGGAGGCGATGACGCCATCAGGGAACGGCGACGCCGGCCACGAGGCGTTCCTTTTGCGCGTCGTCAACGTCGCGTACGGCGCCGAGTCCGCCGGTCCAGAGTGGGTGGAGCGCACGGCTGGGAACATGATAACGCTCGACGCGGCCGGGACCGGCCACGAACTGGTCGACCGGGAGAGGCGTCTTTTCAAACTCGGGATAACGACGCCGCTCGGGATCGTGCGCGACGGCGTCTTTCGGAAGGCCAAGACCCTTCCCCCGCACTTTTCGCGCGTCCGGCGCGCCAACGTCTCCGACTTCGCGTTCTTCGAGCAGTACGCTGGCGATGTCGAGGTCGGTTTCCTTCGAAGCGGCGACGACACGATCGAGTTTCCCGTGGGGATACCCGGCGACAGGTCGTTCCAGTACCATGTCGGTGTGTTCGCGACCACGGGTATGGGGAAAAGCAACCTCATGAAGGTCCTCGCCGGAAGTTGCCTCTCCCTTGGGAAGTACGGCCTGTTGATCTTCGATCCACATGGCGAGTACTATGACGGCGGAGGAGGCGGCCGCAGCGGCCTCATCCACCATCCGTTGGCCGCGAAGAACCTCGTCGTCTATTCCACCCGGAAACTCCGAGGCGCCTACAACAAGCTCACGTTGTCCGCGCATGAGATCGAGATCTCGGATCTTCGGAACCTCTTCGAGTTCTCGCAACCGCAAGTCGATTTCATGGACGCGGCCAAGGCCCGTTACGGCAAAGCGTGGTTCGTCGAGGTCGGGGAGAAGAACGAGCCTCAACTCCAAGGCGAGGTCGCGGGGAACTTCCACGAGGGGACGATTTCCGTGGTCAAGCGGAAGATCCGGCGACTCGTCAAGAACGGACTTGTGCACCGCGACGCTGAGGTCACGGTCTCGTCGCGCATTATCAGGGAACTTCGCGCGGGCAAGGTCGTGCTCATAGACACCGGCGGACTGACCGAATCGGAAGAACTCCTGGTGGCGACCGTGCTTGCACGCGCGGTGTTCGAGGCGAACCGCAATTCGTTCGGCGAGCCCGAATTCGAGACGTTCCCCCCTGTCCTCGTGACCCTCGAAGAGGCGCAGCGGGTCCTCGGGAAGGGCACGTCCGGTAGTGCAAACGTCTTCGCGCAGATCGCGCGAGAGGGCCGCAAGTTCAAGACCGGCATCTGCGCCGTGACGCAGCAGCCGAAGCTTCTCGACACCGAGGTCATCAGCCAGTTCAACACACTTTTCATCCTCGGCCTCTCCGACAAGCGCGACCGGGACATCCTCCAGGACTCGGCAAAGCAGGACATCACGCGGCTCGAGACGGAGATACAGATGCTCATGCCCGGCGAGGCGATCATCACGTCCCCGTACACGCCCTTCGCGGTCCCTGCGACGATCCATCTCTACGAGACTTGGCTCCAAAGTCTCCCGAAGGCCCAGGTGGCGCCCATGCGCGTCGTCGAGGTAAAGGAGGATTTCTTCTGACGACCGGACGGGGCGGAGAGACCGGGTCGGCGGTGGCCGAGACGATTCAACAGGTCGCGGTGATCCCGTTTTCACACGAGCGTCCAAGAGTCAATTTCACGGTCGCAGGCGTTTTGGCAGAGAACAGCAAGGAAGGATGGGAATGAGGATTCTACACGTATCGGACACGCACATCGGCTACGCAAACTATGGACGGCTCAACGCGCGCGGTTTCAACCAGCGCGAGGAGGACGTCTTCAACGCCTTCAGGCAGGTCGTCGACCGGGCCATCGAGGAGAAGCCGGCGTTGGTGCTCCACACGGGCGACCTTTTCGATTCGGTGCGTCCTTCGAACCGCGCGGTGACCTTCGCGATGGGCGAGATCCGGCGCCTGACGAAGGCGGGGATACCGTTCGTCGCGATCGCCGGGAACCACGAGTCCCCGAGGCTACGCGAGACGGGGAGTGTTTTCCGGTTCCTCGAATTCATCGACGGCGTTTCCGCGGTCTACAAGGGGAAGCGCGAGGTCTTGACCTTCGGGGACCTGAAGATACATGCGGTCCCCCACGGCGGGACCCATGAGGCGATGATGCAGGAGCTTCGCGAGGCCGCTGCCGAGCCTGGGCCCGGGATCAACGTCCTTGCCACCCACGCGGGTGTCGTCGGGATAGCGGACTCCGGCTCCATGGAGTTCAACGAGGTCGTGGTCCCCGAGAGCGCTTTCAACGAGGGCTTCGATTACATCGCGCTCGGCCATTATCATCGCGCCACCGAGGTCAGGAAGAACGCGTGGTACGCGGGTTCGACGGAGCGCATGAGCTTCAACGAGGCGGGCCAGGAGAAGGGTTTCCTCTGGGTCGATCTGCCGGAAGCCAAGGTGACTTTCGAGCCCGTTCTCACGCGCGACATGGTAACTCTCCCGGCCGTCGATTGCAGTCTCCTCAAGGATTCCGAGGTCGGCGCCATGATCGTGGAGAGGATCGAGGCGAGCGAACCCGGGGGGAAAGTGGTCCGGTTGCAGGTCCTGAACATCCCTCGCCACGTCTACGCGGCCCTAGACTTCGCGAAGATCAAGAGGCTCACCTCCACCGCGTTGCATTTCCAGGTGAAGTACGAGATCAGTTCCGACGGTGTCAACCTCTCTGCGGACGGGGCGGCGATCGGCGCCCTCGCCGAGGAGTTCGACCGCTTCTACTCGTCCTACCAGGCGGACGGGCTGGAGCGGGAACGCTTGCGTTCCATTGCGATCCAACATCTCGGCGCGGGGGTGTCGAAATGAGACTCCGACTGGTCCACATCCAGAACTTCAGGAAGTACGAGGACGCGCGTCTCGAATTCCCCGACGGCCTCATCGCGCTCGTCGGCCGGAACGGCGCCGGCAAAAGCACCGTCATCGAGGCGGTCGGCTGGTGCCTTTTCGGTAACGAAGCGGCACGAACGAACAAGGAGTACGTGAAGCGCCGGGGTGCGGCGCCAAGCCAGGATTGCCGGGTCACTTTGCAGTTCGAGGCGAACGGGCACGTCTACGAGGTGATGCGCGAGCTAGCGGGGACGAGCCTCGCACACAGTGCGTACCTCATCGCCGACGACAAACCGGTGGTGCAACCGGGACCAAATTCGGCAAAAGAGGTCACCGATTACGTCGGAAAGGCGTTGAAGCTCGACCGGGAATCGTTCTTCACTTCAATCGTCGCCCGGCAGAAGGAGCTGAACGCACTCTCCGACATGACGCCTGGAAAAAGGCGCGAAGCGATCCTTCGCATGCTCGACATCGACGCGCTCGACGAGGCCGTGAAGAGCGTTCGCGAAGAGAAGCGGGCGCTCGTCCAAGAGGCGGATGTCCTTCGAGCCTCGGCGAAGAACGTCACGGACCTACGTTCCAGGGCCGCGGAGTTCGCCGAGGCGAAGACCCGCTCGGAGGCGGAACTCGAGCTGATCGAAGAGGAACTTTCGGGCTTGAAGCAGGAGCTCGACCAACTGCTCGTGCGGCGGGAAGACCTGCGCCGCAAGGGCGAGGCGTTTTCCGAGGTGTCGAGCAAGATCGAGCGCCGTGAGGAGAAGCTCACCGTCTGGGAGCAGCAGCTCGCCGAGAAGCGGGCGGACATCGTGCGCCTCGGGGAGGCGGAATCCGCGTTGAAAGAGATCGCTCCGCGTAACGCCGAGTTCCTCCAATCCCGGGAGCGTCTCGTGCAGCTCGAACGCGCGCGTGAGAAACAGAAGGAATGGCAGACGAGGACGGAGGAACTCGTGGGACTACGCTCGGAAGGCGAGCGCGTCACGCGTAGGCTGGCGGAGGTCGAGGCCCGTAGACACCAGCTCGCCGAGGCCCGCCGCCACTTGAACCACTCCGTGGAGGAACTGCGCCGCTTGGGGACGGAATGGCTCGAAATCGGGCGTGACATACACGGGATCGAGGTGTCGGTACAGCGCCTCAACGAGCAGGCGAACACCATCAAGACGCATCGCGAGGCGATCGCGCGCCTTGGCACCGAAAGCCCCTGCCCGACGTGCGAACGTTCCCTCGGGCCTGACCACCACGACGCTCTCGTGGCGAAGTACGCCGCGCAACTCCTGGAATTCGAAGGCAAGGCGGCGGAGATGTGGGCCACGCACCGGCTCCGAAAGGAAGACCACGCGCGGCTCCAGGAGAGGATCCGCCACATGGAGACGGAGGTCGCGCGTTTCACCCTTGAAGCACAGGAGCTTGCCGTCATGGACGGCGAAGCCGCCCGCCTCGGCGAGGACTCGAAGCGGCTTCGCGAGCGGATCATGGGCCGGGAGGTCATCACGAACGACCTCGAGGAACAGGTGAAGGCCGCGGGCTTCAACGAGGAAGAGCATGTGCGTCTGCGGACCGTCGTCTCCGAGCTGGAGGCCGTCCACGACCG
This is a stretch of genomic DNA from Euryarchaeota archaeon. It encodes these proteins:
- a CDS encoding DNA double-strand break repair nuclease NurA; translated protein: MDDASLGAAARSLSTLAARHTGLPLEVKSVLPSVPAEVAAIDGSSAEVLKGGGVTVGLVRVGVVEVSRGKVFRRPGEAQLEVFDPTVENRAIRRLSDSLGVSLETRPAAWSLEVFRELSEYAAARELVESLSPGGLLLIDGSFQDPVVGAKGLEALLGRASARGVFVAAVSKSTRLRHGGVSALSAAWMAGEHTSSESPWEARVPQPQASTFVTFVAKLHGKSRVAFRIDTAIDDAATVIGKIAGLAGDPAYLGYPYPLALAHNVALIPDEFVQDVKHRLRSRAAAEGLDESQWALLFDDYHEVLELGA
- a CDS encoding ATP-binding protein yields the protein MDQLGRIVGNSVNEITFRAPPDKRVNVGDILVAEAMTPSGNGDAGHEAFLLRVVNVAYGAESAGPEWVERTAGNMITLDAAGTGHELVDRERRLFKLGITTPLGIVRDGVFRKAKTLPPHFSRVRRANVSDFAFFEQYAGDVEVGFLRSGDDTIEFPVGIPGDRSFQYHVGVFATTGMGKSNLMKVLAGSCLSLGKYGLLIFDPHGEYYDGGGGGRSGLIHHPLAAKNLVVYSTRKLRGAYNKLTLSAHEIEISDLRNLFEFSQPQVDFMDAAKARYGKAWFVEVGEKNEPQLQGEVAGNFHEGTISVVKRKIRRLVKNGLVHRDAEVTVSSRIIRELRAGKVVLIDTGGLTESEELLVATVLARAVFEANRNSFGEPEFETFPPVLVTLEEAQRVLGKGTSGSANVFAQIAREGRKFKTGICAVTQQPKLLDTEVISQFNTLFILGLSDKRDRDILQDSAKQDITRLETEIQMLMPGEAIITSPYTPFAVPATIHLYETWLQSLPKAQVAPMRVVEVKEDFF
- a CDS encoding exonuclease SbcCD subunit D, encoding MRILHVSDTHIGYANYGRLNARGFNQREEDVFNAFRQVVDRAIEEKPALVLHTGDLFDSVRPSNRAVTFAMGEIRRLTKAGIPFVAIAGNHESPRLRETGSVFRFLEFIDGVSAVYKGKREVLTFGDLKIHAVPHGGTHEAMMQELREAAAEPGPGINVLATHAGVVGIADSGSMEFNEVVVPESAFNEGFDYIALGHYHRATEVRKNAWYAGSTERMSFNEAGQEKGFLWVDLPEAKVTFEPVLTRDMVTLPAVDCSLLKDSEVGAMIVERIEASEPGGKVVRLQVLNIPRHVYAALDFAKIKRLTSTALHFQVKYEISSDGVNLSADGAAIGALAEEFDRFYSSYQADGLERERLRSIAIQHLGAGVSK
- a CDS encoding SMC family ATPase, with translation MRLRLVHIQNFRKYEDARLEFPDGLIALVGRNGAGKSTVIEAVGWCLFGNEAARTNKEYVKRRGAAPSQDCRVTLQFEANGHVYEVMRELAGTSLAHSAYLIADDKPVVQPGPNSAKEVTDYVGKALKLDRESFFTSIVARQKELNALSDMTPGKRREAILRMLDIDALDEAVKSVREEKRALVQEADVLRASAKNVTDLRSRAAEFAEAKTRSEAELELIEEELSGLKQELDQLLVRREDLRRKGEAFSEVSSKIERREEKLTVWEQQLAEKRADIVRLGEAESALKEIAPRNAEFLQSRERLVQLERAREKQKEWQTRTEELVGLRSEGERVTRRLAEVEARRHQLAEARRHLNHSVEELRRLGTEWLEIGRDIHGIEVSVQRLNEQANTIKTHREAIARLGTESPCPTCERSLGPDHHDALVAKYAAQLLEFEGKAAEMWATHRLRKEDHARLQERIRHMETEVARFTLEAQELAVMDGEAARLGEDSKRLRERIMGREVITNDLEEQVKAAGFNEEEHVRLRTVVSELEAVHDRFVALTNEVSRRTQAKEDESILVEGIDGLKEALSELYARRNAIGFDRAVFESVGRSCDEKQGLYRVRSLDAQKKGSDIERIGVESRLVADSIAEQEALASRIAEREEAVRYLERLAGDRDSGLLIDFRGHLIARIRPALSHHASEVFRVLTDGKYTGLELDENYDITVYDEGVPFGLTRFSGGEADLANLSLRLAISQVIAERAGGELNFIALDEVFGSQDDSRRQNILRSLKGLANRFRQIVLITHIEDVKEGAEHVIRAVEASDGRSQVGFEEAAQESIRAEFAPVLMQRPA